In one Candidatus Peribacter riflensis genomic region, the following are encoded:
- a CDS encoding cytidyltransferase: MRVLIFGTFDQLHPGHRFVLEQARMRGDLTVVVSRDATVERCKGRLPIQTEEERRLAVEQMMPGVRVVLGDRQDYLRPVRELLPALILLGYDQELPQGVQAESLPCPLERLPAFHPELYKSSLQRGHR, encoded by the coding sequence ATGAGAGTCCTCATCTTCGGAACCTTCGACCAACTGCACCCGGGACACCGGTTCGTCCTGGAGCAGGCGCGTATGCGCGGGGATCTGACCGTGGTCGTTTCGCGCGATGCCACAGTGGAGCGGTGCAAGGGCAGACTCCCGATTCAGACGGAGGAGGAGCGGCGTCTGGCGGTTGAACAGATGATGCCCGGCGTACGTGTCGTTCTGGGGGACCGGCAAGATTACCTCAGGCCCGTCAGAGAACTGCTGCCCGCTCTCATCCTGCTCGGGTACGACCAGGAGCTTCCACAGGGTGTTCAGGCAGAATCCCTGCCCTGCCCGCTGGAACGCCTGCCGGCGTTTCACCCCGAGCTCTACAAGAGCAGCCTGCAGCGGGGCCACCGATAG
- a CDS encoding putative Prepilin peptidase — translation MYVPDLSLAILFGILGLVFGSFGTVLIARLPAGQHIGGRSRCPRCKHMLGVAELIPLVSYCFLSGRCRHCRRSIGVLYPLIELGSALLFLLALLLVKEALSSLLLALALWLLLLIAVMDARTQSIHDLLNFSLIAFAVAYAVSVGSVQIAAPLLLGAFFGGQWVLSRGRWVGSGDILLGIGVGFLLGDWMRALLCLGLAYILGAMVASYLLLLHKASRKSHIPFGPFLAGAALLTIMFGDRILGLLVPGFFL, via the coding sequence ATGTATGTTCCTGATTTGTCTTTAGCCATTCTTTTTGGGATTCTTGGTCTTGTGTTCGGGAGTTTCGGCACCGTGCTGATCGCGCGTCTCCCGGCGGGGCAGCACATAGGCGGCCGGTCCCGCTGCCCCAGATGCAAGCACATGCTCGGGGTGGCTGAGCTCATCCCGCTCGTGAGCTATTGCTTTCTCTCCGGGCGCTGTCGTCACTGTCGAAGATCCATTGGCGTGCTCTACCCGCTCATCGAGCTTGGGTCCGCACTTCTCTTCCTCCTTGCGCTGCTCCTCGTCAAAGAGGCGCTTTCTTCCCTCCTCCTCGCGCTTGCGCTCTGGTTGCTCCTGCTTATTGCCGTGATGGACGCGCGAACGCAGAGCATCCATGACCTCCTCAATTTCTCTCTCATTGCGTTCGCCGTTGCCTATGCAGTGAGTGTGGGGAGCGTGCAGATTGCCGCCCCCCTTCTTCTCGGCGCGTTCTTTGGCGGGCAGTGGGTGCTCAGCCGGGGGCGGTGGGTGGGGAGCGGAGACATCCTCCTCGGTATCGGCGTCGGGTTTCTTCTGGGGGACTGGATGCGAGCCCTGCTCTGCCTCGGTCTGGCATACATCCTGGGGGCAATGGTGGCCTCGTACCTGCTTCTTCTCCATAAAGCCTCCCGCAAGAGCCACATTCCCTTCGGGCCGTTTCTGGCTGGAGCGGCCCTGCTCACGATCATGTTTGGAGATCGGATACTCGGCCTGCTTGTCCCAGGGTTCTTTCTCTAG
- a CDS encoding SsrA-binding protein codes for MKVIAENRRARFDYEILETVEAGIMLTGPEVKSCRAGHVNLAGAYVSFRDGKAILKNVSISAYAFAANIPHEEKRDRTMLLKSSELKKLTTRAEEKGLSVVPLAMHVGRFVKVLLGIGRGRKKTDKRQRIKEREVARKLKQTGDY; via the coding sequence ATGAAGGTCATCGCCGAGAACCGCCGGGCGCGCTTTGATTACGAGATCCTCGAGACGGTCGAAGCCGGCATCATGCTCACGGGTCCTGAGGTGAAATCCTGCCGCGCAGGGCATGTGAATCTGGCGGGGGCCTATGTTTCGTTTCGGGATGGGAAAGCGATTTTGAAGAATGTCTCCATTTCTGCCTATGCTTTTGCGGCCAATATTCCGCACGAAGAAAAGCGCGATCGCACGATGCTTCTAAAGTCCTCGGAACTGAAGAAACTCACGACACGGGCGGAAGAAAAAGGCCTCTCAGTTGTCCCTCTCGCCATGCATGTGGGGCGCTTCGTGAAGGTGCTGCTGGGCATCGGGCGCGGGCGCAAGAAAACCGACAAGCGCCAGCGCATCAAAGAGCGCGAAGTCGCCCGCAAGCTCAAGCAGACGGGGGATTATTGA
- a CDS encoding recombination protein RecR has protein sequence MSLLPPQITKAIEEFSKLPGIGPKSAERLTFHLLRSSKASPENLGKALSDLKMELKYCRNCQMVTLQEECSICADTSRDHATVLVVENPLDVIAFERSGFKGVYHVLHGVLSPIDGMGPEQLRLKELTDRCADGAVGEVIVATNPDIEGEATASFIRERLKEKVQKITRLAHGLPMGADIEFADQVTLKEAVEGRRNL, from the coding sequence ATGTCGCTCCTCCCTCCGCAAATCACCAAAGCCATCGAGGAATTCTCGAAGCTCCCGGGCATCGGGCCCAAGTCCGCCGAGCGTCTGACGTTTCACCTGCTGCGCAGCTCCAAAGCCTCGCCCGAGAATCTGGGCAAGGCACTGTCGGACCTCAAGATGGAGCTCAAGTACTGCCGGAACTGCCAGATGGTCACCCTGCAGGAGGAATGTTCCATCTGTGCCGACACCTCCCGCGATCATGCGACGGTGCTCGTCGTCGAAAACCCACTCGATGTCATCGCGTTCGAACGCTCCGGTTTTAAAGGCGTCTACCATGTGCTGCATGGGGTACTCTCGCCGATCGATGGCATGGGGCCGGAACAGCTGCGCCTCAAAGAGCTCACGGACCGGTGTGCGGATGGCGCAGTGGGAGAGGTGATTGTGGCGACAAATCCGGACATTGAAGGGGAGGCCACTGCCAGCTTCATCCGTGAGCGTCTGAAGGAGAAAGTGCAGAAGATCACCCGCCTCGCGCACGGGCTTCCTATGGGCGCAGATATTGAGTTTGCCGATCAGGTGACGCTGAAAGAGGCGGTGGAGGGGAGACGGAACCTGTGA
- a CDS encoding RNA polymerase sigma-70 factor, ECF subfamily, translating into MTQQEFLEAYDSYADAIFRHCALRLGDREEGKDLMQDTFIRAWEAIVGGITVRNMRAYLYRVANNLIIDMVRRRKRRPTSSLEEMMETGFNPPSREKGPAAVFEERFVLEAFQNIEEPYRTAVILRFIDGLPPREIAALLDVSPNVISVRVNRGIEKLQSLLSPHG; encoded by the coding sequence ATGACCCAACAGGAGTTTCTGGAGGCCTACGACAGCTACGCGGATGCGATTTTCCGCCACTGCGCGCTGCGACTCGGCGACCGCGAAGAGGGCAAAGACCTCATGCAGGATACGTTCATCCGCGCATGGGAGGCCATTGTCGGCGGCATCACCGTCCGGAATATGCGCGCCTACCTCTACCGTGTCGCCAACAATCTCATCATTGATATGGTCCGTCGCAGAAAGCGCCGGCCCACCTCCTCTCTGGAGGAGATGATGGAAACGGGGTTCAACCCTCCCAGCCGCGAAAAAGGTCCCGCTGCGGTATTCGAAGAGCGTTTCGTGCTTGAAGCATTTCAGAACATCGAGGAGCCGTACCGGACAGCCGTCATTCTGCGTTTTATTGATGGGCTCCCCCCGCGCGAGATCGCCGCGCTCCTTGATGTCTCCCCCAATGTGATTTCTGTTCGCGTGAACCGTGGCATCGAAAAGCTCCAGTCCCTCTTAAGCCCTCATGGATAA
- a CDS encoding bifunctional phosphoribosylaminoimidazolecarboxamide formyltransferase/IMP cyclohydrolase, with translation MLRYALLSVSDKHGIEEFARGLTELGFKIISTGGTKVALEKAKIPVTPVEKVTGFSECFGGRLKTLHPLIFGGILFKRDDKEHVAEAKKLHIEPIDLVCVNLYPFETTAAKLGATREEIIEQIDIGGPSLLRAAAKNAESVTVVCDPQDYASVLAELKSAGETKPETRKMLAEKVFLHTAAYDTAITRTLSDRLHTGVLLTNRTPLRYGENPHQWGAFYEVPGNPPDWVVLQQEEKQMSYLNILDADGAWNLVCEFQEPTAACIKHANPSGVASHADIAEAFQRAYDADRLSAFGVIIALNRLCTKAVIEKILEQKIFVEIIIAPSYEPGALELLRQKPKIRVIENHCMKPNAEIVSFRTALGGMLVQNLDTRVVTEKDLTCVTETKPTKEQTRDLLFAWKVVKHAKSNAIVFVKDACTVGIGAGQTSRVDSTIIAARRAGEKAKDAVMASDAFFPFPDSVEEAAKFGIAAIVQPGGSVRDEEVIAKANALKIPMVFTGVRGFKH, from the coding sequence ATGCTTCGCTACGCCCTCCTCTCGGTCAGTGACAAACACGGCATCGAGGAATTCGCCCGGGGACTGACTGAACTCGGATTCAAAATCATCTCGACCGGAGGAACGAAGGTCGCCCTGGAGAAAGCCAAAATCCCTGTGACACCCGTCGAGAAAGTGACGGGCTTTTCCGAGTGCTTCGGCGGAAGACTCAAGACACTCCATCCCCTCATTTTCGGCGGTATTCTCTTCAAGCGCGACGACAAAGAGCACGTGGCCGAGGCGAAGAAATTACACATCGAACCGATCGACCTCGTGTGCGTGAACCTCTACCCGTTTGAAACGACGGCGGCAAAGCTCGGCGCGACACGTGAAGAGATAATCGAGCAGATTGATATCGGCGGGCCCAGTCTCCTTCGGGCTGCCGCCAAGAATGCGGAGAGCGTGACTGTCGTGTGCGATCCGCAGGATTACGCTTCTGTTCTGGCGGAACTGAAGAGTGCCGGAGAGACGAAACCGGAAACGCGGAAGATGCTTGCCGAAAAGGTGTTCCTGCACACGGCCGCCTACGATACCGCCATTACCCGTACGCTCTCGGATCGTCTGCACACGGGCGTGCTCCTCACGAACCGCACGCCTCTTCGCTACGGCGAGAACCCGCACCAGTGGGGAGCCTTCTACGAAGTGCCGGGGAATCCTCCGGATTGGGTCGTGCTGCAGCAGGAGGAGAAGCAGATGAGTTACTTGAACATTCTGGATGCCGATGGTGCGTGGAATCTGGTCTGCGAGTTTCAGGAGCCGACCGCCGCATGTATCAAGCACGCCAATCCGTCTGGGGTCGCCTCGCACGCAGACATTGCCGAGGCGTTTCAGCGCGCCTATGACGCCGACAGGCTCTCTGCCTTCGGCGTGATCATCGCTCTGAACCGGCTATGCACGAAAGCAGTCATCGAAAAGATTTTGGAACAGAAAATCTTCGTCGAGATCATCATCGCGCCAAGTTACGAACCGGGAGCCTTGGAACTTCTCAGGCAGAAGCCAAAAATCCGCGTCATTGAAAATCACTGCATGAAGCCCAATGCCGAGATCGTTTCGTTCCGCACCGCGCTCGGCGGCATGCTCGTGCAGAATCTCGATACGCGCGTGGTGACGGAAAAGGATCTCACGTGTGTGACGGAAACCAAGCCGACAAAGGAGCAGACCCGCGATCTACTCTTCGCCTGGAAGGTCGTGAAGCACGCCAAATCGAACGCCATCGTCTTTGTGAAAGACGCCTGCACGGTGGGCATCGGTGCCGGCCAGACGAGCCGGGTGGATTCGACGATCATTGCCGCGCGACGAGCCGGAGAGAAAGCCAAAGACGCCGTCATGGCCTCAGACGCGTTCTTTCCCTTCCCGGATAGTGTAGAGGAGGCTGCCAAGTTCGGCATTGCCGCCATTGTCCAGCCGGGGGGCTCCGTGCGGGATGAAGAGGTGATCGCAAAGGCAAATGCGCTCAAGATTCCGATGGTGTTTACGGGGGTGCGGGGGTTCAAGCATTGA
- a CDS encoding V-type H(+)-translocating pyrophosphatase has product MNSLFLELLAPVIAVGGLAYSLVFWNAVKAAPTGTPAMEKVARAISVGARAFIRRQYRTITLLSITVGLLMIIVYGLVGGENSWAHGFEIGISFLLGCLLSGIAGVVSMVVATRANLKVAASARTGLDSALKMALRSGTVSALVITALSLLGISGLYLFYRVGMGVPAEQIPALIVGYGFGASFVALFAQLGGGIYTKAADVGADLVGKIEAGIPEDDPRNPAVIADLVGDNVGDCAGRGADLFESISAENIGAMVLGVALYPVFGLKGILFPLILRAFGLIATIFGVYSVRAKEGDTPMGAMVRGYWVTTGLTTIALFGCSALMLSTASSGSVVGSFVAFFQLANAAPWFFLCGVVGILTSVAFVYITDYYTSKDHRPVQAIAKASTTGHATNIISGTAIGMESTGLSVLTVCAALLASYWFGEQTGLPSGGLYGTAVATMGMLTMVGYVLAMDMFGPITDNAGGIVEMSKAPDELRLVTDELDACGNTTKALTKGYAVGSAALAAFLLFSAFLEEARISVVDLAKVPVFIGAFLGAVIVFFFTSLTIRAVGRAAGVIVEEVRKQFREHAGIMQGTEEPDYAAAVDIATRGALKEMVLPGLVAIVAPIAVGIIFRAEAVAGFLMVGTITGVILAAYLNNSGGAWDNAKKFIESGAYGGKKSPAHQAAVTGDTVGDPFKDTAGPSLHVLIKLFSTLTLALAALFI; this is encoded by the coding sequence ATGAACTCCTTGTTCCTCGAGCTTCTGGCCCCCGTCATCGCCGTCGGCGGTCTTGCCTACAGCCTTGTGTTCTGGAATGCCGTGAAAGCTGCGCCCACCGGCACTCCCGCCATGGAAAAGGTCGCACGCGCGATCTCGGTGGGGGCACGCGCCTTCATCCGGCGCCAGTACCGCACTATCACGCTCCTCTCGATTACGGTCGGCCTGCTCATGATCATTGTGTACGGCCTCGTGGGAGGAGAGAACAGCTGGGCACACGGATTTGAGATAGGAATCTCGTTCCTCCTCGGTTGTTTGCTCTCAGGAATAGCCGGCGTGGTGAGCATGGTCGTCGCCACACGCGCGAACCTGAAAGTGGCCGCCAGCGCGCGCACCGGTCTCGACAGCGCACTCAAGATGGCCTTGCGGAGCGGTACGGTCTCGGCACTCGTCATCACCGCACTCTCACTCCTCGGCATCAGCGGACTCTACTTGTTCTACCGCGTCGGTATGGGAGTTCCTGCAGAGCAGATTCCCGCCCTCATCGTCGGCTACGGATTCGGAGCGAGCTTCGTGGCGCTCTTCGCACAACTCGGCGGCGGAATCTACACCAAGGCGGCGGATGTGGGTGCGGACCTCGTGGGCAAGATTGAGGCCGGCATTCCGGAGGATGATCCCCGTAACCCCGCCGTGATCGCGGACCTCGTCGGCGACAACGTCGGCGACTGCGCGGGCCGCGGGGCGGACTTGTTCGAATCCATCTCGGCCGAGAATATCGGCGCGATGGTGTTGGGAGTCGCCCTCTACCCGGTCTTCGGGCTCAAGGGCATTCTCTTCCCTCTGATCCTCCGTGCCTTCGGTCTCATCGCAACGATCTTCGGCGTGTACTCGGTGCGCGCCAAAGAGGGTGATACCCCCATGGGGGCGATGGTACGCGGCTACTGGGTGACGACCGGCCTCACGACGATCGCACTCTTCGGCTGTTCCGCACTCATGCTTTCTACGGCCTCCTCCGGGAGCGTCGTGGGCTCTTTTGTTGCCTTCTTCCAGCTCGCCAACGCCGCTCCGTGGTTCTTTCTCTGCGGGGTCGTGGGCATCCTGACGAGTGTGGCCTTCGTTTACATCACGGACTACTACACGAGCAAGGATCACCGTCCGGTACAGGCGATTGCCAAGGCCTCCACGACCGGGCATGCGACGAACATCATCTCGGGTACGGCCATCGGCATGGAGTCCACGGGGCTCTCGGTGCTGACGGTGTGCGCCGCCCTTCTGGCCTCCTACTGGTTCGGTGAGCAGACGGGCCTCCCCTCGGGCGGCCTGTACGGCACGGCCGTCGCCACCATGGGCATGCTCACGATGGTGGGCTACGTGCTCGCGATGGATATGTTCGGACCCATTACAGACAACGCCGGAGGCATTGTGGAGATGAGCAAAGCCCCGGATGAGCTGCGTCTCGTCACGGATGAGCTCGATGCGTGCGGCAACACGACCAAGGCCCTCACGAAGGGCTACGCCGTCGGCTCCGCAGCACTCGCCGCCTTCCTGCTCTTCTCGGCATTCCTGGAAGAGGCGCGCATCTCAGTGGTCGACCTTGCCAAAGTTCCCGTCTTCATCGGGGCATTCCTCGGTGCAGTCATCGTCTTCTTCTTCACCTCCCTCACCATCCGAGCTGTGGGGCGCGCTGCAGGCGTGATCGTGGAAGAGGTACGCAAGCAATTCCGGGAGCATGCGGGCATCATGCAGGGAACGGAGGAGCCGGATTACGCTGCGGCAGTGGATATCGCCACTCGCGGCGCCCTCAAAGAGATGGTGCTCCCCGGCCTCGTCGCGATCGTTGCCCCGATTGCAGTGGGCATCATCTTCCGCGCCGAAGCGGTTGCCGGTTTCCTGATGGTCGGCACCATCACGGGTGTCATCCTTGCTGCCTACCTCAACAACTCCGGCGGCGCATGGGATAACGCGAAGAAGTTCATCGAGTCGGGTGCCTACGGCGGCAAGAAGAGCCCCGCGCACCAGGCTGCCGTTACGGGCGATACGGTCGGCGATCCTTTCAAAGACACCGCCGGCCCCAGCCTGCACGTGCTGATCAAGCTCTTCTCGACCCTGACACTCGCACTCGCGGCGCTGTTCATCTGA
- a CDS encoding winged helix family two component transcriptional regulator gives MPTPKKHVPAGEPGPEKAAPPAADTAAPPVQNSNGKRILIVEDERPLAHALELKFHHEGFDTHICLDGEEALKEATEGTYNVILLDLIMPRMDGFTFLQEMKSRGVKTPTVILSNLGQDEDRARAQELGAVGYYVKSNTPIMEIIKQVQSLL, from the coding sequence ATGCCCACACCCAAAAAACATGTTCCTGCGGGAGAACCGGGCCCGGAAAAGGCCGCTCCACCGGCAGCGGATACGGCCGCTCCCCCGGTGCAGAATTCGAACGGAAAACGCATCCTCATTGTGGAGGACGAGCGTCCGCTTGCGCATGCTCTGGAACTCAAATTCCACCATGAGGGCTTCGATACGCACATCTGTCTGGATGGCGAAGAGGCGCTCAAAGAGGCAACCGAAGGAACGTACAACGTCATTCTGCTCGATCTCATCATGCCGCGCATGGATGGCTTCACCTTTCTGCAGGAGATGAAGAGTCGCGGCGTGAAAACACCTACGGTCATTCTCAGCAACCTCGGACAAGACGAAGACCGTGCGCGCGCCCAGGAGCTGGGAGCGGTGGGGTACTACGTGAAATCCAATACGCCGATCATGGAGATCATCAAACAAGTGCAATCCCTTCTCTGA
- a CDS encoding type IV pilus assembly protein PilB: MPLSDTDLGPILVQQNYLSEEDLKRVTALAKERNLPLLSILFEQGLLTQDLYEGAIAEHYKLPFFDLQAHLPSPEVIAKLPEEIAQAYHTVVAEFATDRATIATSEPGRENLEEVMRLNLGQKEPVVPPQETKDKSGEGAEAPQQKKVVQRLLSIGKKEEKETAPQRFAGTITFVYTPQSGIDAACQHYRKPLSTRFQSIIQNEKKVAPEILEEIINDAIELRASDVHFEPQEKIVVVRFRIDGVMHEAGRIPKEHYEGVVNRIKIQANMRIDEHYAAQDGAIRYSTPRNALDIRVSIVPLVEGEKVVMRLLSSYVRSITLLDLGFSVKNQEIITDAAHKPFGMLLTTGPTGSGKSTTLTALLKMRNTPDVNISTIEDPVEYKIPGVNHIQVNPKTNLTFASGLRALVRQDPDIVLVGEIRDGETADISVNAALTGHLVLSTLHSNDAATAIPRLLDMGVEPFLLASTLELVIGQRLVRRVCPRCRLSVSVPIEKAHTLFPGADKMIPGGKPLTLYRGKGCEACSSTGYRGRIGIYELLVITPKIEELILRRASSSELNETAVKEGMRLMFEDGLEKVLAGVTTIEELLRVAAPPAIVLNPSHGRDE; encoded by the coding sequence ATGCCTCTTTCTGACACCGATCTCGGCCCCATCCTCGTCCAACAGAATTATCTTTCTGAGGAGGATCTGAAGCGCGTGACGGCGCTGGCCAAGGAGCGGAATCTCCCGCTTCTTTCGATTCTGTTCGAACAGGGGCTTCTCACACAGGATCTGTACGAGGGAGCCATAGCGGAACACTACAAACTTCCCTTCTTCGATCTACAGGCGCACCTGCCCTCGCCGGAAGTCATTGCGAAACTCCCCGAGGAAATTGCACAGGCCTACCACACCGTGGTGGCGGAATTCGCCACCGACCGCGCGACGATCGCGACATCGGAACCGGGACGGGAGAATCTGGAGGAGGTCATGCGGCTCAATCTGGGGCAGAAAGAACCGGTGGTGCCGCCCCAGGAAACCAAAGACAAATCAGGGGAGGGTGCAGAAGCACCTCAGCAGAAAAAGGTCGTGCAGCGCCTGCTCTCCATTGGAAAGAAAGAAGAGAAAGAGACCGCCCCACAACGGTTTGCCGGCACGATCACCTTTGTCTACACCCCCCAGTCGGGCATCGACGCCGCATGCCAGCACTACCGCAAACCTCTCTCCACGCGTTTTCAGTCGATCATCCAGAACGAGAAAAAAGTCGCACCCGAAATTCTGGAAGAGATCATCAATGATGCCATTGAACTCAGAGCCTCGGACGTACACTTCGAGCCGCAGGAGAAAATCGTTGTCGTCCGTTTCCGCATCGATGGCGTGATGCACGAAGCGGGACGCATTCCCAAAGAGCATTACGAGGGCGTGGTGAACCGCATCAAGATTCAGGCGAATATGCGCATCGACGAGCATTACGCGGCGCAAGACGGTGCCATTCGGTACTCCACTCCGCGCAATGCGTTGGATATCCGCGTCTCGATCGTTCCGCTCGTGGAGGGCGAAAAGGTGGTGATGCGTCTTCTCTCCTCCTACGTCCGATCCATCACCCTTCTCGATCTGGGTTTCTCGGTCAAAAATCAGGAGATTATCACCGATGCGGCCCACAAGCCGTTCGGCATGTTGCTCACGACAGGGCCGACAGGATCGGGAAAGTCCACGACCCTCACGGCGCTCCTGAAGATGCGCAACACACCTGATGTGAATATCTCCACCATCGAAGATCCGGTGGAGTACAAGATCCCCGGCGTGAACCACATTCAGGTGAATCCGAAAACCAATCTCACCTTTGCCTCCGGTCTGCGCGCACTCGTGCGCCAGGACCCGGATATCGTCCTCGTCGGAGAAATCCGTGACGGCGAAACGGCAGATATCTCGGTCAATGCCGCACTCACCGGTCACCTGGTGCTCTCCACCCTGCACAGTAACGATGCGGCTACGGCCATTCCGCGTCTGCTCGACATGGGCGTGGAGCCCTTCCTGCTCGCGTCCACGTTGGAGCTGGTGATTGGCCAGCGCCTCGTGCGTCGCGTGTGTCCGCGCTGCCGTCTGAGTGTGAGCGTGCCCATCGAAAAGGCACACACGCTTTTCCCCGGAGCGGACAAGATGATTCCTGGGGGAAAGCCGCTCACTCTCTACCGTGGCAAGGGATGCGAAGCCTGCAGCTCTACGGGGTATCGCGGGCGTATCGGTATCTATGAGCTTCTGGTCATCACACCGAAGATCGAAGAACTCATTCTGCGCCGTGCCTCCAGCTCCGAGCTCAATGAAACCGCAGTGAAGGAGGGCATGCGTCTCATGTTCGAAGACGGTCTCGAGAAAGTGCTGGCCGGCGTGACGACGATTGAAGAACTGCTCCGCGTGGCGGCTCCGCCTGCCATTGTTCTCAACCCGTCGCATGGCCGAGACGAATAA